Genomic window (Saccharomyces eubayanus strain FM1318 chromosome XVI, whole genome shotgun sequence):
CGGACACTCTATTGTTGAAATAATGTTTCCGGCATAAATTGGCCTAACAAAAGTCTTAGGATCTTTAATTACAGTGACATCACAAACGGGTTGAATATCCAATAGTGCACCCACACGAGGCAACACATTTTTCCCGACCGAGGAGTTTGAGACAACGAAATGCGAGTAGTCATTGCCTTTTAACAACTTCACTAACAACGGAGTTAATTCTTCGGGTAGACAGGTGTCTAACTTAGAATCCTCAAATATGATGAGCTTTTCCAAACTGTTGcaggaaaaggaagacTTCAACGCTTGAGCGGTCTTCCCAGCTTGGCTACCCGTGATCACGGCTGTAATAGGATTAGATAACTTCTGTGCTGCAGCCAAAAGACTTAATGAGGATCTTGAGACTGAACCATCTTTCGAACTTTCAATGAAAGCTAAAGTAGATGCGTAATTTCTCTGAAAGAGATGCCTCTTACTAACTTTTGGCAAACCGGTAATCAGTGATCTAAWCATAGTACTTGCTTGGTTAACAGGAATCACTTTAGCAGGAGCAATGGTTTTACCGATACTTGTTCCAGGTGGTGACTACCGGTAAAAATCGTGCTTTCTATGAGCATAGAGTTTTTGTCGAGGTTTCGGAAATGAGCGAAAAAGTCGTAAGGAACGGAGTCATCCATTATTACCAAATAACAAGGTATCCACATATACTTTACCGATGCAGGATAataagataaaaagaacTCACTCAAGACTCTAGAAACTACTGTGTATTGTTAGGTGGTGGCATGATATGCGTTCTCCATAATAATTGCTCACAGATTTCAACAGTCGAGGTAGGCTTCAAGATGTGGACGGCACGCATTTCTTATTATGCCGCCGACTTCTATGGCTGCAAGTTGtggaggaggaggaggaggaggagaaATGCGGTTACGAAACTTCTACTGGAGGACAAGAGAGCACATTTGCGAAGTGTAAGCAAAACAATGCCTATACTGTGATGATTTGCTGTAATTAATCTCCAACATCTTGTCAGAAAATAATGGATAAGTAGCTTAACATTGTATAACCCAGTGATCTATATTTACAATAAAAAACCCAAATAACCATATGTACATACTTAGTGAACAAAGAGGtaaaaaagtgaaaagaaCCTCAACGACGCTTATATGTCAAAAGTgtcaaacaaaagaaaacattaaCACTGACAAAATCACAACAAAAAGCTCAACCAAAGTACAAACAAATCCATAGTAATGTACCTGAGAAACAGCTAGAAACTATTTCGAGTGTGCTAACTGTCTCCTCTGCAACATTGAACTTTGCAGTAATCTCAGCTCAATATTATTCTTAACATCACACTCAGAACTTTTATGCTTTAGAGGTCTTGGAGAATAGCATTTGAAATCgttaaaagaaaacttttctaCCGGAGAACGGCCACTCTTAGGGACAGGCGTTTTGACGATCTGTTTATGGGAGGAGTGATATATTTGTAGGGAAGGATTCACGATACTAATATGTTTTTCATGTACCTTACTCGGATAcgtgatattttcttttgacaGTATAGATGGCAATCCTACCGCATAGTTTGTTTTAATAGGACAAATGAATTCACTTCGTATCTTTGCCGAATCAGTCTTATTACTTTCgattttcacttttttagTGTGTACCTCTCTCTTCTGTTCTTTAATGCTTCGAGCGTCCGGGTTTGGCGTCTTTTTACCAAAATGGTCAGTAGTTGcgtctttctttctctgttCTTTTACGTCTAGTTTTTGGTGTTTTGGATGCCTTATTTCGATAAATTGCAATTTACTCTGTGTACTTGGAATACTGATATTCTCCtcactactactactactactactactactactactaccaTACGTAAAGTAATCTGGGCCTTCTTTTGCAAAGTTGTTTGAAGcatatacaaaaaaaatgcccTCCTCAACCTGAAAGCAGTCTATGAATGGAAAAGGATCCTCATCTGATTGCGTATTCGAGGGAATAAACTTCAAAACATACGAAGTGTCATTTTCATCGACAGCATCGTAAAACTTGCAGAAGTTATTTTCGTACATTAGATTTTTAAGGGTGTAATCGTGCAATCCCAACGCTTTCAAATACATCTCCTTCATTCTTGTATCGGgggttttcctttttattttcctttactTGAACAACGCAAGCTCGATAGTCGGGCAGTGGTGAAGCAGAATTTATAGCTAATGTCTAATGTTAGAATGCCACATCTTCTATCTATCGAATAGCGTCCAAAATAAACCCCATGGTAATGTGTGGGGAAAAGTACGAATGATTCGATACcgttttatatttttgttttatctTTCCCTGTATTTTCATTCGTCCTCTGTTGCTGTACGTAATTTTTTCCGACGCATCTCGATTCCCTAATGTAgtctatttttattttcccCTTCAGAGAACCACGGAAAACGTGCACACACAACAGAACAGGCCTTGCCCCAGCCCATTTCCTCGTGGGGTGTCATACGCTACATTGTACGTAATGTGAAACAAACGCAAGGGGAATAGCACCTTCGATTAGGAAACATACCACACACGACACACGAAACGCGTGTGGAAAGTGGCTCTACGGAGATCTCTTAGCTACACATACAAACATAATGATGTGTGAATATATAGCAAGTATGAtcttaaaataaaataaagagGGTTTACATAAATGTGTTTACAAATGCTAACGTTCATTCAAAACCCACTAAAATTGTGTTTCGGTGAAGCTCTCGCCAGACGTACTTAAAGTTTGGGATGAAGCCCCGTTTTGAACTACTTTCATCAAAGAATCAACATATTCTGCGCCGGACCAAAGCTGGTGTGTTAGTACATCGCAGTTACTTTCCTTTTCCCGCCTTTGTACCTGTTCGACGTATGCTTTCATTCCGTCATTTTGAAAGTTGTTGGCCAACTCCCAGAAGGATACCCCATCCGAATGTAGACCGGCAAGGGAAACTAACTGCAGCGTAAACCCTTCTTTTGCCAAGTCCCAAATAAAGGATTTTAGTGCCTTGTCATCGAATCCGTGCGCGCTCCAATTGAAACTTGGAGAGAGATTGTACACTAACTTGGTAGCCGGGAAAAACTTATGGATTTCACTTGAAAACGAACGTGCTTGCTCTAGATCAGGGGTTTTGGTCTCCAGCCAAATCAAGTCTGAGTATGGTGCAAATACTAAAGATCTTCTGATGGCCGCTTCTATGCAACCCTTGAACATGTAATATCCCTCTTTCGTCTTTGGAGCGTCccaatcaaaaataactTTTTTAGATGGCGCGACTTCTTGGGCCAGAAGTTTCATCTCTCTCAGGCTTAAATATGTTCTGTTTAACTTATTCGTCATAagatcttctttctttgctttgTAAGTTTCAAATTCGCCTGACGTTAAACTTTTTGCTAAAGCTTCCTCAAATGTAAACAGTTCATTTTCATGGTACCATTCTTGTTCCATGGCAGAAATTGTAGAATTAGAAACCTTCttattttccatttcaatCAGTTTTTCACTCCAAGGCACtacgttttcttttattatacCCTTGATGAATTCATGATCTCTTGGATCGCTACTTGAACTTAACAATTTGCCATTACAAGAGTCGGTTCTTGCAATAACTAAATTTTCTGTACCCATGATATCCCACTGAAACCTAGTAGAGATTAACCTCATTAGATGTGTTGCTGTAGGTACCAGAACAGCTCCGCTGAGATGGCCGCATCGTTTACCACCTACCATCTGGTCTTCAAGGTGAATAGCGGCTGCTCCCTTCTCTGCAAACAATTTGGCCACTTTCATCACTGTCGTTGGCCCACCATGACCCATGTCCGCGTCTGCGATAATTGGCTTTAAGTAATCAACAGGGGCAGAGCCTTTGATGGAGGCCTCTAGGAAAGCCTTTCGATCATGCAATCCCTGTGCCTTGAATATTCTCTCCACTTGATTTGGCACCGTATCGTATGGATAGTCGCCAAAATCTGGGGAAACTTCATTTGTAGACCCTACTAACGTAGAAGAACAAGCCCAACCTGAAATGTAAGCgactttaatttttttacaacGGGCTAACTGACTCATCTGTACAGGATCAATGACCCCTAACGTATGAAGCGGCGTACCCCTCTTGAAGTTTTCCTCCAATAAATTGAACAGTTTTCGAGCTTGATGCGATGAAGGGTAAACTGAAGTATTTGCAGGCAGACTGCCTCGGTGCTTCACAACATCAATGGCGGAATAAGGACGAGAAACATTTTGGAATCTCCTTGAAGCCCACCATTTTTCTACTTTCGCTGATTCTGACGATAAAAAATCCTCGATACTTTTTGCCTTGCTAGAGTATGCTCGCAACGACTTACCTGGGGAGGAAACCAACTTTTTTAGCGTTCTTGAAGTCGATCTATTGAACAgcatgtttttttgttcacCAAAATTATCTGCGCAACACCAGATGAGCTAAAGTCGAAATTGCCGCCCTTAGATATTCAAGAGCAAAAGATTATCCCTTATACAATCTCGAACAATGGTACataagaaaagtttttaaGCCTATATTCCTTTATATtgtatattatattattatatcgTTAGCTTTGGGAATGATGGTTAGCATGATGAACTGAACTTACTGAGCAGCTAATCAAAAGGGTAGTCATTTTTTCTCCAatgcttttttattttgtccCCGCAAGCATATTCGGTCCGGGTCTCGGACTTTGATCATTAACATGGTGACATCGGCTAATAGTTATTATAGTCTATAAGGGAATTGTAAGCCAAATAATCAGGCATATATGATAATTTCGTCTTCTCTTCTCAGCTTAAACTCTTCAACAGCCGTTTCCGAAGCCGGATACTCATCCAATTTGACCATTCCTTTTGTAGCCAGGTTCAGCAAGGATAGGAAGGCGCTGGCGGCTATTTGCCTGCTCACGCCTTTTTCCGAGTTATCAGAGTTGGATCCGGGTTGGGTTTCGCCCATGCGGCTTGGAATGATGTCAACCAATAGCACTTTTTTCCCGAATGGTGGATTCGAATGTGTTGTTCTACCGATGGCAACCGACCTCTCTTTAATATAATCATAAAACTTCCTTGTTTGATAATCCAGGATTACATCTTGAAAGTTTCTCTCCCCGTGATGTGGATTCTGCTGAGTACTGTCGGAGTGATATTTGTCGCTGGAATCGCTTTCCTCGGCAAAATTCTGCTCAGAGGGTACAATTCTTCGCCTAAGTGCACCAACTATGTCGTCGTTGAAACCACTAGATCTGGTTGAGTTTCTTGTATGGCTTCTTCCAAAACTCGAAGGAGGTAAGTTCAAGTTGAAATCTAAGACATTTTCTTGAgagttttcttcaatgtAGTGTCGATCTTCTAGGTCTTCATTGATTTGTTCTAGATTCAATAGCATGTTATCGTTCTCCAAATCAGAAGAATAATTGTCGTTCTTATTATTCCGGAAACTTTTCCTGCCATACTCATTGCTTCTGACACTATTCGAACTTTGAGTTGACACTAAAGAATGtgctctttttcttcccctCTCGATTGTGGCAAAATCTTGACCATTCGAATCTAACTCTCCAATCTTCAAACCAGAAAAATCGTTAAAGAGATTTATccaatttgaagaagtaaAGTCAGATTCTCCGTTTGATCTTAGCAAACTAGTTATATTAGAATGGG
Coding sequences:
- the HAL1 gene encoding Hal1p, with the translated sequence MKEMYLKALGLHDYTLKNLMYENNFCKFYDAVDENDTSYVLKFIPSNTQSDEDPFPFIDCFQVEEGIFFVYASNNFAKEGPDYFTYGSSSSSSSSSSSEENISIPSTQSKLQFIEIRHPKHQKLDVKEQRKKDATTDHFGKKTPNPDARSIKEQKREVHTKKVKIESNKTDSAKIRSEFICPIKTNYAVGLPSILSKENITYPSKVHEKHISIVNPSLQIYHSSHKQIVKTPVPKSGRSPVEKFSFNDFKCYSPRPLKHKSSECDVKNNIELRLLQSSMLQRRQLAHSK
- the ICL2 gene encoding methylisocitrate lyase ICL2 encodes the protein MLFNRSTSRTLKKLVSSPGKSLRAYSSKAKSIEDFLSSESAKVEKWWASRRFQNVSRPYSAIDVVKHRGSLPANTSVYPSSHQARKLFNLLEENFKRGTPLHTLGVIDPVQMSQLARCKKIKVAYISGWACSSTLVGSTNEVSPDFGDYPYDTVPNQVERIFKAQGLHDRKAFLEASIKGSAPVDYLKPIIADADMGHGGPTTVMKVAKLFAEKGAAAIHLEDQMVGGKRCGHLSGAVLVPTATHLMRLISTRFQWDIMGTENLVIARTDSCNGKLLSSSSDPRDHEFIKGIIKENVVPWSEKLIEMENKKVSNSTISAMEQEWYHENELFTFEEALAKSLTSGEFETYKAKKEDLMTNKLNRTYLSLREMKLLAQEVAPSKKVIFDWDAPKTKEGYYMFKGCIEAAIRRSLVFAPYSDLIWLETKTPDLEQARSFSSEIHKFFPATKLVYNLSPSFNWSAHGFDDKALKSFIWDLAKEGFTLQLVSLAGLHSDGVSFWELANNFQNDGMKAYVEQVQRREKESNCDVLTHQLWSGAEYVDSLMKVVQNGASSQTLSTSGESFTETQF